In one window of uncultured Draconibacterium sp. DNA:
- a CDS encoding DNA gyrase/topoisomerase IV subunit A has product MSEENLNQDEIQDDSIKEEVMYLSGMYRDWFLDYASYVILERAVPYINDGLKPVQRRIMHAMREMDDGRYNKVANIIGQTMQYHPHGDASIGDAIVQIGQKELLIDSQGNWGNILTGDGAAAPRYIEARLTKFALEVLFNPKTTDWKLSYDGRKKEPVTLPAKFPLLLAQGVDGIAVGLASKMFPHNFNELIDASIDYLRGKEFELFPDFPTGGSADFSKYNDGLRGGSVKVRAKIEKRDNKTLVINEVPFGKTTTTLIESIIKANDKGKIKVKKIDDNTAEHVEILVHLAAGVSSDKTIDALYAFTDCEVSLSPNACIIKDDKPHFIGVSEILKRSTDSTKALLKLELEIRKSELEEQWHFSSLEKIFIEERIYKDKKFEDSENMDQAVAHIDKRLDPWKPKLKREITREDILKLMEIRMARILKFNKDKANDLLKSIEDEIAEVERNIENIVDFTIAWFKHLKKKYGKGRERKTEIRSFENIVASKVVVKNEKLYVDRKEGFVGTSLKKAEFVCDCSDIDDIIVFRRDGSYFITKVSDKAFIGKNLLHLAIFKKNDKRTIYNVVYKDGESNNFYMKRFFVTGVTRDKEYNLTKETKGSRIVYFSANPNGEAEILRIVLKPKPRLKKLVFEEDLGELAIKGRQSMGNILSKNDIHKITLKERGVSTLGGRKIWFDQDVLRLNAESRGTYLGEFSGEDKILVVYKNGEFQLYNYDLSNHFQQDILVIEKFDARKILSAVYYDADQKYYYVKRFEIDEPEGKLIRFIGDNNDNKLISLTWVHYPRLELTFGGKNAERENEIIEVAEFIGVKSWKAKGKRLSNYEVNNIKEIEPVIKDDYDHHEEEGEEPEKEQDSKAEKKDDADDIPFEVNRPKKNEDDDDGRGQMSLF; this is encoded by the coding sequence ATGTCAGAAGAGAATTTAAATCAGGACGAAATTCAGGACGATAGCATTAAAGAGGAAGTAATGTACCTGTCGGGTATGTACCGCGACTGGTTTTTGGATTATGCTTCGTATGTAATACTCGAACGTGCAGTTCCGTACATTAACGACGGGTTGAAACCCGTTCAGCGGCGTATAATGCATGCCATGCGCGAAATGGATGACGGGCGCTACAATAAGGTCGCCAACATTATTGGGCAAACCATGCAGTATCACCCGCATGGCGATGCTTCAATTGGCGATGCCATTGTGCAGATCGGGCAGAAAGAATTGCTGATCGATTCGCAGGGAAACTGGGGTAATATTCTTACCGGCGACGGGGCGGCAGCGCCTCGTTATATTGAAGCCCGGTTGACCAAGTTTGCATTAGAAGTACTTTTTAACCCGAAAACTACCGATTGGAAACTGTCGTACGACGGCCGTAAAAAAGAGCCGGTAACACTTCCTGCAAAATTCCCGTTGTTGTTGGCTCAGGGTGTTGATGGTATTGCCGTTGGTCTGGCCTCAAAAATGTTTCCACACAATTTTAACGAACTCATCGATGCTTCTATCGATTACCTGCGTGGGAAAGAGTTCGAATTGTTTCCTGATTTTCCAACGGGTGGCTCGGCCGATTTCAGTAAATATAACGATGGTTTACGAGGCGGCTCAGTAAAAGTGCGTGCAAAAATTGAAAAACGTGATAATAAAACGCTCGTTATTAACGAGGTGCCTTTTGGAAAGACAACCACAACACTGATTGAATCGATTATTAAGGCCAACGACAAGGGTAAAATCAAAGTAAAAAAGATTGACGATAACACGGCCGAGCATGTGGAGATTCTGGTGCATCTGGCAGCCGGTGTTTCGTCGGATAAAACCATCGATGCACTTTATGCATTTACCGATTGTGAGGTTTCTTTATCGCCAAATGCTTGCATTATTAAGGATGATAAACCGCATTTTATTGGCGTTTCCGAAATTCTGAAGCGTTCGACCGATTCAACCAAGGCATTGCTCAAGCTCGAACTGGAGATCCGTAAATCGGAACTGGAAGAGCAATGGCATTTTTCATCACTGGAGAAAATTTTTATTGAAGAACGAATCTACAAGGATAAAAAGTTCGAGGATTCAGAAAATATGGATCAGGCAGTGGCGCACATCGACAAACGCCTCGATCCGTGGAAACCAAAATTGAAACGGGAAATTACGCGCGAAGATATTTTGAAACTGATGGAGATTCGTATGGCGCGTATCCTGAAATTCAATAAGGATAAAGCCAACGATCTGCTGAAATCAATTGAAGATGAAATTGCCGAGGTTGAGCGTAACATCGAAAATATTGTTGACTTTACAATTGCCTGGTTTAAACACCTGAAAAAGAAATATGGAAAAGGCAGGGAACGGAAAACTGAGATTCGCAGTTTCGAAAATATAGTAGCCTCGAAAGTGGTAGTGAAAAATGAGAAGCTGTATGTTGACCGGAAAGAAGGATTTGTGGGTACATCGCTTAAAAAGGCTGAATTTGTTTGCGATTGTTCTGATATCGATGACATTATTGTTTTCCGTCGCGATGGTTCGTATTTTATCACCAAAGTTTCGGATAAGGCATTTATCGGGAAAAACCTATTGCATCTGGCCATTTTTAAGAAAAACGATAAACGCACCATTTACAATGTGGTTTACAAAGATGGCGAATCGAACAATTTCTACATGAAACGTTTTTTTGTTACGGGCGTAACCCGCGACAAAGAGTATAACCTTACAAAAGAAACCAAAGGCTCGCGTATTGTTTATTTCTCGGCTAACCCGAATGGCGAAGCAGAAATTTTACGCATTGTTTTGAAGCCAAAACCACGACTTAAAAAGCTTGTTTTTGAAGAGGATCTGGGCGAACTGGCCATTAAAGGTCGTCAGTCAATGGGGAATATTCTCAGCAAGAACGACATTCATAAAATTACGCTCAAAGAAAGGGGCGTTTCTACACTTGGTGGTCGCAAAATTTGGTTCGATCAGGATGTATTGCGCCTGAATGCCGAAAGCCGCGGCACCTATCTTGGCGAGTTTTCAGGAGAAGACAAAATTCTCGTTGTATACAAAAACGGAGAGTTCCAGCTGTATAATTACGATTTGAGTAACCACTTCCAGCAAGATATTCTGGTTATCGAGAAATTTGATGCGCGTAAAATTCTGTCGGCAGTTTATTACGATGCCGACCAGAAATATTACTACGTAAAACGTTTTGAAATTGATGAACCGGAAGGGAAACTGATACGTTTTATTGGCGATAACAATGATAATAAACTGATTAGTTTAACCTGGGTGCATTATCCGCGTTTGGAGCTTACGTTTGGAGGAAAGAATGCCGAGCGTGAAAATGAGATCATCGAGGTGGCCGAGTTTATCGGTGTAAAATCGTGGAAAGCAAAAGGTAAACGATTGAGTAATTACGAGGTTAATAATATTAAGGAAATTGAACCGGTAATAAAAGATGATTACGATCATCACGAAGAGGAAGGAGAAGAACCGGAAAAAGAACAGGATAGCAAAGCGGAGAAAAAAGACGATGCTGATGATATCCCGTTTGAAGTAAACAGGCCCAAAAAGAACGAAGATGATGATGATGGTCGCGGACAGATGTCGTTGTTTTAA
- a CDS encoding phosphatase PAP2 family protein, whose product MELLQRILELDKDVFLFLNGFHNEFWDTLIILITRQETWIPFFASILFYIIKNYRSKSILILIAIGLLIAATDQFSNVIKDSIQRLRPTHDPAISHLVHIFFGKGGQFGFVSAHAANSVAILVLTSRIFKNRAYYFLMLAWVLVFCYSRIYVGVHYPLDLICGGLIGWFIGWALYRLMMFVENHFFFGRSPKIEKTELSRKDAGMIALVFLVSVFTVFLVVGQLYFHKVL is encoded by the coding sequence ATGGAATTATTGCAACGAATACTGGAGCTGGATAAAGATGTGTTTTTATTTCTGAACGGATTCCACAATGAGTTTTGGGATACCTTGATAATCCTGATAACACGACAGGAAACGTGGATCCCGTTTTTTGCCAGCATTTTGTTTTATATTATTAAAAATTACCGTAGCAAATCAATATTGATATTAATTGCTATAGGTCTGTTAATAGCAGCTACTGATCAGTTTTCCAACGTGATAAAAGATTCTATTCAGCGCTTGCGTCCAACACACGATCCGGCAATTTCGCACCTGGTTCATATATTTTTTGGGAAAGGCGGCCAGTTTGGTTTCGTTTCGGCACATGCTGCTAATTCTGTTGCTATTTTGGTGTTAACTTCACGCATTTTCAAAAACCGGGCTTATTACTTTTTAATGCTGGCGTGGGTGTTAGTTTTTTGTTACTCGCGCATTTATGTTGGTGTGCATTATCCGCTTGATCTGATTTGCGGTGGACTTATTGGCTGGTTCATTGGTTGGGCTTTGTACCGACTGATGATGTTTGTCGAGAATCATTTCTTTTTTGGTCGCTCGCCAAAAATTGAAAAAACGGAACTATCGCGAAAAGATGCCGGAATGATTGCTTTAGTGTTTCTGGTGTCGGTATTTACCGTTTTTCTTGTAGTTGGTCAACTCTATTTCCATAAAGTTCTATAA
- a CDS encoding DNA topoisomerase IV subunit B, whose translation MSANYDEGTIKTLDWQEHIRRRPGMYIGKLGDGTSADDGIYVLLKEVMDNSVDEFMMGHGKRIVVNVEQDSVTIRDYGRGIPLGKLVDVVSKMNTGAKYDNKVFKKSVGLNGVGIKAVNALSSDFVIKAVREGVAKEAYFSQGVKTDEKDFKNVDEENGTQVTFIPDESVFKKYRYMTDYIVNMMKNYTFLNAGLVIEYNGEKFHSRHGLRDLLEENMDHDPIYPIIHLRGEDIEVAITHGNQYGEDYYSFVNGQHTTQGGTHLQAFREVLVKTIRDFYKKDFDPSDIRASIVAAVSIKVEEPVFESQTKTKLGSRDIGPEGPSVRAHVGNFLQKELDNFLHKNQETAEMLLKRIVESERERKAISGVKKLARQRAKKANLHNKKLRDCRIHFNSKDERKEESSIFITEGDSASGSITKSRNVNTQAVFSLKGKPLNTYGLTKKVVYENEEFNLLQAALNIEEGMEDLRYNKVIIATDADVDGMHIRLLLITFFLQFFPELIKKGHVYILQTPLFRVRNKQKTFYCYSDEEKVKAINKLRGKPEITRFKGLGEISPDEFKHFIGKDIRLDPVQMKKHESVAEMLSYYMGKNTPDRQEFIIENLYVEKDEVK comes from the coding sequence ATGAGCGCAAACTACGACGAAGGTACTATTAAAACGTTAGACTGGCAGGAGCATATTCGGCGGCGTCCGGGAATGTATATTGGTAAACTGGGAGACGGAACTTCTGCCGACGATGGTATTTATGTATTGTTGAAAGAGGTGATGGATAACTCTGTCGACGAATTTATGATGGGGCATGGAAAACGGATTGTTGTAAACGTCGAACAGGATTCGGTTACTATCCGCGACTATGGACGTGGAATTCCACTGGGAAAACTGGTGGATGTAGTCAGCAAAATGAATACCGGCGCAAAATACGACAACAAAGTTTTTAAAAAGTCGGTGGGATTGAATGGTGTGGGTATAAAAGCTGTAAATGCTCTTTCTTCCGATTTTGTTATAAAAGCCGTGCGTGAAGGCGTAGCGAAAGAAGCCTATTTTAGTCAGGGCGTAAAAACCGATGAAAAAGACTTTAAAAATGTTGATGAGGAAAACGGAACACAGGTAACTTTTATCCCCGACGAAAGCGTGTTTAAGAAGTATCGTTATATGACCGATTATATCGTGAATATGATGAAGAATTATACCTTCCTGAACGCAGGCTTAGTCATTGAATACAACGGCGAAAAATTCCACTCGCGCCACGGATTGCGTGATTTGCTCGAGGAGAATATGGATCACGACCCAATTTACCCAATTATACATCTCAGAGGCGAAGATATTGAGGTTGCCATAACACATGGTAACCAATATGGAGAGGATTATTATTCGTTTGTTAATGGCCAGCACACCACTCAGGGAGGGACTCACTTACAGGCTTTTCGCGAAGTTTTAGTGAAAACTATCAGGGATTTTTACAAGAAGGATTTTGACCCGTCGGATATACGGGCATCAATTGTGGCGGCTGTTAGCATTAAAGTAGAAGAGCCTGTATTTGAGTCGCAAACCAAAACCAAACTCGGATCAAGAGATATTGGACCGGAAGGTCCGTCGGTACGTGCACACGTTGGTAATTTCCTGCAAAAGGAACTGGATAATTTTCTACATAAAAACCAGGAAACAGCCGAGATGCTGTTGAAAAGGATTGTAGAATCGGAGCGCGAAAGAAAAGCAATTTCGGGAGTGAAAAAACTGGCCCGTCAGCGCGCTAAAAAGGCCAATCTACATAATAAAAAATTGCGCGATTGCCGCATTCATTTCAACAGTAAAGATGAGCGGAAAGAAGAATCAAGCATTTTTATTACCGAGGGAGACTCGGCAAGTGGATCGATAACAAAATCGCGCAATGTAAATACTCAAGCAGTGTTTAGCTTGAAAGGAAAGCCGCTGAATACTTATGGCCTTACAAAAAAGGTGGTTTACGAAAACGAAGAATTTAACCTCTTACAGGCGGCGCTGAATATTGAAGAAGGCATGGAGGACTTGCGCTACAATAAGGTAATTATTGCGACAGATGCTGATGTCGACGGGATGCACATTCGTTTGTTGCTAATAACTTTCTTCCTGCAGTTTTTCCCCGAATTGATAAAAAAGGGGCATGTTTATATTTTACAAACGCCGCTTTTTAGGGTGCGAAACAAGCAAAAAACTTTCTATTGCTATTCGGATGAAGAGAAAGTAAAAGCGATCAATAAATTGCGTGGCAAACCCGAAATTACCCGCTTTAAAGGACTGGGAGAGATTTCTCCGGATGAATTCAAACACTTCATTGGGAAAGACATCCGACTGGATCCGGTGCAAATGAAAAAGCATGAATCGGTAGCCGAAATGCTGTCTTATTACATGGGTAAAAATACCCCCGACAGACAGGAGTTCATCATCGAAAATCTGTATGTTGAAAAAGACGAAGTAAAGTAA
- a CDS encoding adenylate kinase, protein MLNLVLFGPPGAGKGTQAEFLIKSFELIHLSTGDLLRSEIAEGTALGKEAKNFMDKGELVPDEVVIGMIKSKLDANKEAKGFIFDGFPRTVDQAKALDVLLNGNGTPISGMLCLQVEKQELIDRLLSRGKVSGRSDDQNQSIIENRITVYTEKTLPLIEYYKPQGKHFDVNGMGTIEEIAGRLQEVVEKL, encoded by the coding sequence ATGTTGAATCTCGTATTGTTTGGCCCACCGGGCGCAGGAAAAGGAACCCAGGCTGAATTTCTTATTAAATCATTTGAGCTGATCCATTTATCGACCGGCGATTTGCTGCGTAGCGAAATTGCAGAAGGAACAGCACTTGGAAAAGAAGCCAAAAACTTCATGGATAAAGGAGAATTGGTTCCTGATGAAGTGGTGATTGGAATGATTAAAAGTAAACTTGATGCGAACAAAGAGGCGAAAGGTTTTATTTTCGACGGATTTCCGCGTACCGTTGATCAGGCAAAAGCACTGGATGTTTTGTTGAACGGAAATGGTACGCCAATCTCGGGGATGCTTTGCCTGCAGGTTGAAAAACAGGAATTGATCGATCGTTTGTTGAGCCGTGGAAAAGTTTCGGGCCGTTCCGACGATCAGAACCAGTCGATTATTGAAAACCGCATTACGGTTTACACTGAAAAAACACTTCCATTAATCGAATACTACAAACCACAGGGTAAACATTTCGACGTAAACGGAATGGGAACCATTGAGGAAATTGCAGGTAGATTACAGGAAGTTGTAGAAAAATTATAA
- the obgE gene encoding GTPase ObgE: MAETNFVDYVRIHCQSGNGGSGSAHLRREKFVAKGGPDGGDGGRGGHIILVGNEQMWTLLHLKFRKHIKAGHGEPGGKQRSTGADGEDVYLDVPLGTVARDVETGEFLFEITKHGEEQILIEGGRGGLGNDHFKTSTHQTPRFAQSGEEGEEGWKILELKVLADVGLVGFPSAGKSTLLSVVSAAKPKIADYPFTTLVPNLGIVGHREQRSFVMADIPGIIEGAHEGKGLGLRFLRHIERNSMLLFMVPADSKDHLKEYKVLLNELEKYNPELLDKQRFLTISKADMLDEELMKEISSELGDIPHLFFSAVSGFNIQQLKDRIWEILNS, translated from the coding sequence ATGGCAGAGACCAATTTTGTTGATTACGTAAGAATTCATTGTCAGTCGGGTAACGGAGGTTCCGGCTCGGCGCATTTGCGCAGGGAGAAATTTGTTGCCAAAGGAGGCCCCGATGGAGGCGATGGTGGTCGTGGAGGCCATATTATTCTTGTGGGCAATGAGCAGATGTGGACATTGCTTCATCTGAAATTCCGGAAACATATTAAAGCCGGACACGGCGAACCGGGGGGAAAGCAGCGTAGTACTGGTGCCGATGGTGAGGATGTTTACCTGGATGTGCCCCTGGGAACTGTGGCCCGCGATGTGGAAACAGGCGAATTCCTGTTTGAGATAACTAAACACGGCGAAGAGCAAATTCTGATAGAAGGTGGCCGCGGAGGTTTGGGAAACGATCATTTTAAAACATCGACCCATCAAACGCCTCGTTTTGCGCAATCCGGCGAAGAAGGAGAGGAAGGCTGGAAAATACTGGAGCTCAAAGTGCTGGCCGACGTTGGCTTGGTTGGTTTCCCAAGTGCCGGAAAATCAACATTGTTGTCGGTGGTTTCGGCAGCAAAACCTAAAATTGCCGACTACCCGTTTACCACGCTTGTACCCAATTTGGGTATTGTCGGGCATCGCGAACAACGATCGTTTGTAATGGCCGATATTCCAGGAATTATTGAAGGCGCACACGAAGGTAAAGGTCTGGGGCTGCGCTTCTTGAGGCACATCGAGCGAAACTCGATGTTGTTGTTTATGGTGCCGGCCGATAGTAAAGACCACCTGAAAGAATACAAAGTATTGCTCAACGAGCTCGAAAAATATAACCCTGAATTGCTCGACAAACAGCGGTTTTTAACCATCAGTAAAGCCGATATGCTGGATGAGGAGCTGATGAAGGAAATCAGCAGTGAGCTGGGCGATATCCCGCACCTGTTTTTTTCTGCCGTTTCAGGGTTTAATATTCAACAATTAAAAGACCGAATCTGGGAAATTTTAAATAGTTAA